From the genome of Capricornis sumatraensis isolate serow.1 chromosome 17, serow.2, whole genome shotgun sequence, one region includes:
- the ZNF605 gene encoding zinc finger protein 605: MIKSQISFEDVAVNFTLEEWQLLNPTQKTLYRDVMLENYSNLVLLGYQVIKPETIFRLEQEKPWLLDEEILSQNFSEKVWLDNNLKMWHQDNQDKLKSLERGHEYDIFERMFHLGINFDHLGMRSHKCGTGEKSLKHPFDFLIPKSNCERKKLDELNRKLLFCIKPARTYGGIKYSDGNTCRKVSSKEPGLIMSHIPHTGVCLCMECGKVFNKKSQLIIHQRTHTGEKPYGCRDCGKAFSQKSLLTIHQRTHSGEKPYGCGECQKAFSRKSLLILHQRTHTGEKPYGCSDCGKAFSRKSQLKRHQITHTIEKPYGCSDCGKVFSQKLKLITHQRTHTGEKPYRCSDCGKAFFWKSQLITHQRVHTGKKPYACSECKKAFSRNSLLIRHQRIHTGEKPYECSECGEAFIRKPQLVKHQMTHTGEKNYQCSNCEEAFFKKSELIKHQKVHLGEKPYGCVECGKTFFGKSQLLTHQRTHTGEKPYECSACGKAFTQKSSLVSHQRTHTGEKPYECSECGKTFSEKSSLIHHQRTHTGEKPFECGECRKAFAWKPQLLRHQRIHTGEKPYGCSECGKAFVQKVQLIKHQRNHTGEKTYGCNDCAKAFFEKAQLIIHQRIHTGERPYKCEECGKSFTRKSHLMRHQRIHTGDKYCGCSECGTVFHRKAQLLIHQRSHML; encoded by the exons ATGATCAAGTCACAG ATATCGTTTGAAGATGTGGCTGTGAATTTCACATTGGAGGAGTGGCAGCTGCTTAATCCTACTCAGAAGACCTTGTACAGAGACGTGATGTTGGAGAACTATAGCAATCTAGTTTTATTGG GTTATCAAGTTATCAAACCTGAGACCATCTTCAGGCTGGAGCAAGAAAAGCCATGGTTATTAGATGAAGAAATCCTAAGTCAAAACTTCTCAG aaaaagTCTGGCTAGATAATAATCTCAAAATGTGGCATCAGGATAATCAAGACAAGCTTAAAAGTTTGGAGAGAGGCCATGAATATGACATCTTTGAGAGAATGTTTCATTTAGGCATTAACTTTGATCATTTAGGAATGAGATCCCATAAATGTGGCACAGGTGAAAAAAGTCTGAAGCATCCTTTTGATTTTCTTATTCCAAAAAGTAactgtgaaagaaagaaacttgatGAGCTTAAtaggaaattattattttgtattaaacCTGCCAGAACTTATGGTGGAATAAAATACTCTGATGGCAATACATGTAGAAAAGTCAGCAGTAAAGAGCCAGGACTCATTATGAGCCATATACCACACACAGGAGTCTGTTTGTGCATGGAATGTGGCAAGGTTTTTAATAAAAAGTCACAGCTCATTATACATCAAAGAACTCATACAGGAGAGAAGCCCTATGGATGCCGGGACTGTGGGAAAGCTTTCTCCCAGAAGTCATTGCTCACTATTCATCAAAGGACTCATTCAGGAGAAAAACCATATGGGTGTGGGGAATGTCAGAAAGCTTTCAGTAGGAAGTCACTGCTCATTTTACATCAGAGAACTCACACAGGAGAGAAGCCCTATGGCTGCAGTGACTGCGGGAAAGCCTTCAGCAGGAAGTCACAGCTTAAAAGACATCAGATAACCCATACGATAGAGAAGCCCTATGGCTGCAGTGACTGTGGGAAAGTCTTCTCCCAGAAATTAAAGCTCATTACACATCAGAGGACACACACAGGCGAGAAGCCCTACAGATGTAGTGATTGTGGAAAAGCCTTCTTTTGGAAGTCACAGCTTATTACTCATCAGAGGGTTCATACGGGGAAGAAGCCATATGCCTGTAGTGAGTGTAAAAAAGCCTTCAGCAGGAACTCACTCCTTATTAGGCATCAGAGGATCcatacaggagagaaaccctatgaatgcaGTGAATGTGGTGAAGCCTTCATCAGAAAACCACAACTTGTTAAACATCAAATGACTCATACAGGAGAGAAGAACTATCAGTGCAGTAATTGTGAGGAAGCCTTCTTTAAGAAGTCAGAACTAATTAAACATCAAAAGGTTCATTTAGGAGAAAAACCCTATGGATGTGTTGAATGTGGAAAAACCTTCTTTGGAAAGTCACAGCTCCTGACACATCAAAgaactcacactggagagaaaccttatgaatgtagtgcctgtgggaaagccttcactCAGAAGTCCAGCCTGGTGTCCCATCAGAGGACACATACAGGGGAGAAACCTTATgaatgcagtgaatgtgggaaaacCTTCAGTGAGAAGTCAAGTCTCATTCACCATCAGAGAACCcatactggagaaaaaccctTCGAATGTGGTGAGTGTAGGAAAGCTTTTGCCTGGAAGCCACAGCTTCTTAggcatcagagaattcatacaggGGAGAAACCCTATGGATGCAGTGAATGTGGAAAGGCATTTGTTCAGAAAGTACAGCTCATTAAACATCAGAGAAATCATACAGGAGAGAAGACCTATGGATGCAAtgactgtgcaaaagctttctttGAGAAGGCACAGCTCATTatacatcagagaattcatacaggAGAGAGACCCTATAAATGTGAGGAATGTGGGAAGTCTTTCACTAGGAAGTCACACCTTATGAGGCATCAGAGGATCCATACAGGGGATAAGTACTGTGGATGCAGTGAATGTGGGACTGTCTTCCACAGGAAGGCGCAGCTCCTGATTCATCAGAGAAGTCATATGCTGTAG